A genomic stretch from Helianthus annuus cultivar XRQ/B chromosome 1, HanXRQr2.0-SUNRISE, whole genome shotgun sequence includes:
- the LOC110867020 gene encoding zeatin O-xylosyltransferase, with the protein MENLDVVVVVVPFVAQGHLNQLLHLSRLLSTYNLPVHIAGTTTHNRQAKLRIHGWNLNSDTNIHFHEFETPQFESPPPNPNSSTKFPSHLIPSFKASSHLREPFVKLLANISNTARRVVVIHDFLMSTVVQDVVSFPNVEAYVFHCASAFTTFSYMWEEKGRPFLEDDDESYMHLSKLANIQDLVPPEFFEFIYTHVGCEKFNSGNIHDTSKVFDSKFIDYISREGLSGNTKQWAIGPFNPVSINNNEDKDSGKRHKSLIWLDKQVQDSVIYVAFGSTTSISDEQIQELAIGLEKSGQKFIWVLRDADKGDIFKGEGRNIELPKGFEERVEGQGLVVREWAPQLEILAHIATGGFMSHCGWNSSMEGITMGVPIAAWPMHSDQPRNATLITDVLKIGVNVGDWGRNGEVVTSSVIEKAIRILMDSDEGKEIRKRANKLGEDVRQSLAEGGVTRMEINAFVDHFTRQ; encoded by the coding sequence ATGGAAAACTtagatgtggtggtggtggtggtgcctTTTGTAGCACAAGGTCATCTCAACCAACTCCTCCACCTCTCCCGTCTTCTATCCACCTATAATCTACCGGTCCATATCGCCGGAACCACCACCCACAACCGCCAAGCAAAGCTTCGTATCCACGGCTGGAACCTCAACTCCGACACAAATATCCACTTCCATGAGTTTGAAACACCTCAGTTCGAATCTCCTCCTCCAAACCCTAATTCCTCCACAAAATTCCCATCACACCTTATCCCATCATTCAAAGCATCATCTCATCTACGCGAACCTTTCGTAAAACTACTCGCTAATATCTCTAACACTGCGAGGCGAGTCGTCGTTATTCATGACTTTCTTATGAGTACGGTCGTTCAAGATGTAGTTTCATTTCCAAATGTAGAAGCCTATGTATTTCATTGTGCATCGGCTTTTACTACGTTTTCATACATGTGGGAAGAGAAAGGAAGACCGTTTTTAGAAGATGACGATGAATCTTATATGCACCTTTCAAAGCTTGCTAATATTCAAGATCTTGTCCCTCCAGAATTTTTTGAGTTCATTTATACTCATGTTGGATGTGAGAAGTTTAATTCCGGCAATATTCACGATACTTCCAAAGTATTTGACAGTAAATTCATCGACTATATTTCGAGAGAAGGGCTTTCTGGTAACACAAAGCAATGGGCAATTGGTCCTTTTAATCCAGTGTCCATAAACAACAACGAAGACAAAGACTCAGGAAAACGACACAAGTCACTCATTTGGCTCGATAAACAAGTTCAAGACTCGGTGATATATGTTGCATTTGGGTCCACAACTTCAATATCTGATGAGCAGATTCAAGAACTTGCTATTGGATTAGAGAAGAGTGGACAAAAGTTTATATGGGTGCTAAGAGATGCTGATAAAGGTGATATCTTTAAAGGTGAAGGTAGGAATATTGAATTGCCAAAAGGGTTTGAAGAAAGAGTTGAAGGACAAGGTTTAGTGGTGAGGGAATGGGCACCACAGCTAGAGATATTGGCTCATATCGCAACAGGCGGATTCATGAGTCATTGTGGTTGGAACTCGAGCATGGAGGGCATTACTATGGGTGTTCCGATTGCGGCTTGGCCTATGCATTCAGACCAACCAAGAAACGCTACGCTAATAACTGATGTATTAAAGATTGGGGTGAATGTAGGGGATTGGGGGCGTAATGGTGAGGTAGTAACATCTTCTGTTATTGAGAAAGCTATTCGAATATTGATGGATTCTGATGAGGGCAAAGAGATAAGGAAAAGAGCCAACAAACTTGGTGAAGATGTTAGGCAATCTTTGGCAGAAGGTGGTGTTACACGTATGGAGATAAACGCTTTTGTTGATCATTTCACTAGACAATAA